One window of Robiginitalea biformata HTCC2501 genomic DNA carries:
- the miaE gene encoding tRNA-(ms[2]io[6]A)-hydroxylase, with amino-acid sequence MLGLKLPTDPRWVNIVEKNIDEILTDHAFCEQKAASTAISLIVNFPEYPELVTEMVALAREEMGHFKMVHDRILARGQTLGRYRRDDYVVELMKFFPKGGSRETKLVHRLLYAALIEARSCERFRLLSEQLKDPDLAEFYRKLMVSEAGHYTLFLKFARKYGNRAEVDQKWEDLLAYEAEIVKGLGNRETVHG; translated from the coding sequence ATGCTCGGGCTGAAACTCCCTACGGACCCCCGATGGGTCAACATCGTGGAAAAAAATATCGACGAAATCCTGACGGATCACGCATTTTGCGAACAAAAGGCTGCCAGTACGGCTATTTCACTGATCGTGAACTTCCCGGAGTACCCGGAACTCGTCACCGAAATGGTAGCGCTTGCCCGGGAAGAAATGGGCCATTTCAAGATGGTCCACGACCGGATCCTGGCCCGGGGACAAACCCTGGGGCGGTACCGGCGGGACGATTATGTGGTGGAATTGATGAAGTTCTTTCCAAAAGGCGGCAGCCGGGAGACCAAACTGGTTCACCGCCTGCTCTACGCAGCGCTGATCGAGGCCAGGAGTTGCGAGCGCTTCCGTTTACTCTCCGAACAACTCAAGGATCCGGACCTGGCGGAATTTTATCGCAAGCTCATGGTAAGCGAAGCGGGGCACTACACCTTATTCCTGAAATTTGCCAGGAAATACGGCAACCGGGCGGAAGTAGACCAAAAATGGGAAGACCTGCTGGCCTACGAGGCGGAAATCGTCAAAGGGCTCGGGAACCGGGAAACCGTCCACGGCTGA
- a CDS encoding EboA domain-containing protein — translation MTGRTRRVLRQAHEPANRIDFMDTNNVSRRLRILLTDTLKPGQLEWLDERIDRITGEPSGKDLFLSYSLIGRKIPGSGVELNQAAPSAVTDYIREHGIRCDQLARIYLLASVLEADPEYFTPKVATLIQVADTGELVTFLRYLPVLPAAGAFKESAVEALRTNIATVFDAIALGNPYPVEHFNQQQWNQMYLKAAFMGRDLLQIQGVGKRANAELARIISDYAHERWAASRAVDPQIWRPVGPFLEGPLIGDMQRLLDSPDIREQQAGYLCCRASDSEAAGKLIDGHPVEKKYEANPFDWRDIKA, via the coding sequence TTGACAGGAAGAACGCGCCGGGTTCTCCGCCAGGCGCACGAACCCGCCAACAGAATTGACTTTATGGATACGAACAACGTGTCACGGCGTTTGCGCATCCTTCTTACAGATACCCTGAAGCCCGGGCAGCTCGAGTGGCTGGATGAACGGATTGACCGTATTACCGGGGAGCCGTCCGGCAAGGACCTCTTCCTTTCCTACAGCCTGATTGGCCGGAAAATCCCCGGTTCGGGCGTGGAGCTCAATCAGGCAGCGCCATCCGCCGTCACCGATTATATCCGGGAACACGGTATCCGTTGCGACCAGCTGGCGCGGATCTACCTGCTGGCCTCTGTGCTCGAAGCGGACCCGGAGTATTTTACCCCAAAGGTTGCCACGCTCATTCAGGTGGCCGATACCGGAGAACTGGTAACCTTCCTCAGGTACCTTCCGGTTCTTCCCGCCGCCGGGGCCTTTAAGGAATCCGCTGTGGAAGCCCTCCGGACGAATATCGCAACTGTTTTCGATGCCATCGCTCTGGGGAACCCTTACCCGGTGGAGCATTTTAACCAGCAACAGTGGAACCAGATGTACCTGAAGGCCGCATTCATGGGGCGCGACCTGTTACAAATCCAAGGGGTGGGAAAGCGCGCCAACGCCGAGCTCGCCCGGATCATTTCGGATTACGCCCATGAGCGCTGGGCCGCTTCCCGCGCGGTAGACCCGCAGATCTGGCGCCCCGTGGGGCCTTTCCTGGAGGGGCCGCTGATAGGGGATATGCAGCGATTGCTGGACAGCCCGGACATCCGGGAACAACAGGCGGGGTACCTGTGTTGCCGGGCTTCCGATTCAGAAGCGGCCGGTAAACTCATCGACGGACACCCCGTGGAAAAGAAGTATGAAGCCAATCCATTTGATTGGCGCGATATAAAAGCATAA
- a CDS encoding TatD family hydrolase, protein MQDNLRFIDPHVHMTSRTTDDYEAMAAAGVVALIEPAFWLGQPRTQVGSFQDYFSSLVGWEPFRASQFGIKHYCTIGLNSKEANNEPLAEAVMELLPLYLTKENVVAVGEIGYDDQTPAEDRFFRAQLELAKEMGMSVQVHTPHRDKKSGTIRSMEVCLEHGLDPSDVIIDHNNEETVREVLDRGFWAAFTIYPKTKMGNERMVEVIKQYGSERILVNSSADWGVSDPLAVPKTASLMLRNGIAREDVERSCYGNALAAFGKNSTMSESDWTGAGGIDQRKLFNDNSVLRGQQPRVDSDQIQ, encoded by the coding sequence ATGCAAGATAACCTCCGATTTATTGACCCGCACGTCCACATGACCTCCCGGACGACGGACGATTACGAAGCCATGGCTGCCGCCGGGGTGGTGGCCCTGATCGAACCGGCCTTCTGGCTCGGACAGCCGAGGACCCAGGTGGGGTCGTTCCAGGATTATTTCAGCAGCCTGGTGGGCTGGGAGCCATTCCGGGCCAGCCAGTTCGGGATCAAACACTACTGTACCATCGGCCTGAACTCCAAGGAGGCTAACAACGAGCCGCTGGCAGAAGCCGTCATGGAGCTGCTCCCGCTTTACCTGACCAAGGAAAATGTGGTGGCCGTGGGCGAGATTGGCTATGACGACCAGACACCTGCCGAAGACCGGTTTTTTCGTGCCCAGCTGGAGCTGGCAAAGGAAATGGGGATGAGCGTACAGGTCCATACGCCGCACCGGGATAAAAAATCGGGTACCATCCGGAGCATGGAGGTGTGCCTGGAACACGGATTGGACCCGTCGGATGTCATCATCGACCACAACAACGAGGAGACCGTCCGGGAAGTCCTGGACCGCGGTTTCTGGGCTGCATTTACGATTTATCCCAAGACCAAGATGGGCAATGAACGCATGGTGGAGGTGATTAAACAATACGGGAGCGAGCGGATCCTGGTCAACAGTTCCGCAGACTGGGGGGTGAGCGATCCGCTGGCCGTCCCCAAAACGGCTTCCCTGATGCTTCGCAATGGAATTGCCCGTGAAGACGTGGAACGCAGCTGTTACGGAAACGCCCTGGCAGCATTCGGGAAGAACAGTACGATGAGCGAATCGGACTGGACCGGGGCCGGGGGCATCGACCAGCGCAAACTCTTCAATGACAACAGCGTCCTCCGCGGGCAGCAACCCCGGGTAGACTCCGACCAGATACAATAA
- the eboC gene encoding UbiA-like protein EboC (EboC, a homolog the polyprenyltransferase UbiA, belongs to system of proteins involved in the trafficking of precursor metabolites to an extracytoplasmic compartment so that the biosynthesis of certain natural products, such as scytonemin, can be completed.), producing the protein MGKSAFYGYLQLMRPPNLPTAAADILAGGAIAGVYSQLFASQEGPAPWLVLLTLVTASILLYAGGVVLNDVFDAQLDAQERPERPIPSGVIPRSRAAVFGASLLFLGVLAASLVRLESGYIAALLAIAILVYDAYAKKFSFLGPLLMGTCRSLNLWLGISILPITGQGAYLWVPLLYIFAVTTVSRGEVYGGNKKALIAAAGMYAIAIFGVGILVGVQTTRFWFALPFLLLLCLMVFRPLWRAYQINQPAEIRGAVKGGVLGIVALDAAWAAGYAGLWPAVLILALLPVARLLAARFAVT; encoded by the coding sequence ATGGGCAAAAGTGCCTTTTACGGGTACCTGCAGCTTATGCGGCCCCCCAACCTGCCGACGGCAGCCGCGGATATACTTGCCGGCGGGGCCATTGCAGGGGTTTATTCCCAATTGTTTGCTTCCCAGGAAGGGCCGGCACCCTGGCTCGTCCTCCTGACATTGGTTACTGCTTCCATCCTGCTTTATGCCGGGGGCGTAGTCCTCAACGATGTCTTCGATGCGCAACTCGATGCGCAGGAACGCCCGGAGCGGCCGATTCCCAGTGGGGTCATTCCCAGATCCCGGGCAGCGGTTTTTGGCGCTTCGCTGCTTTTCCTCGGCGTACTGGCAGCATCCCTGGTCCGCCTTGAGAGCGGCTATATCGCAGCCTTGCTGGCGATAGCCATCCTGGTTTACGATGCCTATGCAAAAAAATTCAGCTTTCTGGGGCCCTTGCTGATGGGTACTTGCAGGAGCCTGAACCTCTGGTTGGGGATCAGTATTTTACCCATAACCGGACAGGGGGCGTACCTCTGGGTGCCCCTGCTTTACATCTTTGCCGTTACCACGGTGAGCAGGGGGGAGGTATATGGGGGAAACAAAAAAGCCTTGATAGCCGCAGCCGGGATGTACGCAATTGCCATTTTCGGCGTTGGAATACTAGTCGGAGTACAGACCACCCGTTTTTGGTTTGCCCTGCCGTTCCTCCTGTTGCTCTGCCTGATGGTATTCAGGCCGTTATGGCGGGCCTACCAGATCAACCAGCCGGCGGAAATCCGGGGGGCGGTCAAAGGAGGCGTCCTGGGGATCGTTGCACTGGATGCCGCCTGGGCAGCGGGGTATGCCGGGCTCTGGCCCGCGGTGCTGATCCTGGCTTTACTGCCGGTGGCGCGATTGCTGGCGGCCCGGTTTGCAGTCACTTAA
- a CDS encoding 3-dehydroquinate synthase, whose translation MDRQIEKTFNVPFRHRLLFTRGVFNPENQLLADLLHAYRPGVSVKTLFVLDSGVQKAHPGLENAIQTYCGKYPEQMKCADVLVVPGGESAKNSEGPTNRVLKAIENHGICRHSVVVAIGGGAVIDMAGYAAAIAHRGVQLIRIPTTVLAQNDAAVGVKNGINFYGKKNFLGTFAVPQAIINDRDFLETLEDRDWIAGSAEAVKVALIKDAPFFEFLEREAQALRRRDPGPMQELIFRCAELHMEHIAGGGDPFEAGSSRPLDFGHWSAHKLEHLTGYGLRHGEAVALGMALDVRYSHRLGMLEPRETQRILDLLTNLGFDLHLPDLGPDGSQNLLQGLEEFREHLGGVLTITLLEGIGRKRDVHEIDRDIMAAAIAEMQPGKTANKAS comes from the coding sequence ATGGACAGACAGATAGAAAAAACATTCAATGTGCCCTTCCGGCACCGCCTCCTTTTCACCCGGGGGGTGTTCAATCCGGAGAACCAACTCCTGGCCGACCTGTTGCACGCCTACCGGCCCGGGGTGTCGGTCAAAACCCTGTTTGTCCTGGACAGCGGGGTGCAAAAGGCCCATCCCGGGCTTGAAAATGCCATTCAGACGTACTGCGGGAAGTATCCTGAACAAATGAAATGCGCGGATGTATTGGTGGTCCCGGGAGGAGAATCCGCAAAGAATTCAGAAGGCCCAACCAACCGGGTGCTCAAAGCGATCGAAAACCATGGGATCTGCCGCCATTCAGTGGTAGTGGCCATTGGGGGCGGTGCGGTTATCGATATGGCGGGGTATGCCGCCGCCATCGCCCACCGCGGGGTCCAGCTCATCCGCATCCCCACCACGGTACTGGCCCAGAACGACGCCGCCGTTGGGGTGAAGAACGGGATCAACTTTTACGGGAAAAAGAATTTCCTGGGCACCTTTGCCGTCCCCCAGGCCATCATCAATGACCGGGACTTCCTGGAAACCCTGGAGGACCGCGACTGGATAGCCGGTTCGGCCGAAGCGGTAAAGGTAGCCCTGATCAAAGACGCTCCGTTTTTTGAATTTCTGGAGCGGGAAGCCCAGGCGCTGCGCCGAAGGGATCCTGGCCCCATGCAGGAGCTGATCTTCCGGTGTGCGGAACTGCACATGGAACATATTGCAGGTGGGGGGGACCCCTTTGAGGCGGGCTCTTCCCGTCCGCTCGATTTCGGGCACTGGTCGGCCCACAAACTCGAACACCTGACCGGGTACGGGCTGCGCCACGGGGAAGCCGTTGCCCTGGGGATGGCCCTGGACGTGCGTTACAGCCACCGGTTGGGGATGCTCGAGCCCCGGGAAACCCAGCGCATCCTGGATTTGCTCACAAACCTGGGCTTCGACCTGCACCTCCCGGACCTGGGACCCGACGGCTCCCAAAACTTGTTGCAGGGCCTGGAGGAATTCCGGGAACACCTGGGGGGCGTGCTGACCATCACGCTGCTGGAAGGTATCGGCCGGAAGCGGGACGTGCATGAAATCGACCGGGATATTATGGCGGCAGCTATTGCCGAAATGCAACCTGGAAAAACAGCAAACAAGGCTTCCTGA